The following coding sequences lie in one Leucoraja erinacea ecotype New England unplaced genomic scaffold, Leri_hhj_1 Leri_105S, whole genome shotgun sequence genomic window:
- the LOC129715209 gene encoding histone H3 has product MARTKQTARKSTGGKAPRKQLATKAARKSAPATGGVKKPHRYRPGTVALREIRRYQKSTELLIRKLPFQRLVREIAQDFKTDLRFQSSAVMALQEASEAYLVGLFEDTNLCAIHAKRVTIMPKDIQLARRIRGERA; this is encoded by the coding sequence ATGGCCCGGACCAAGCAGACAGCGCGCAAATCGACCGGAGGGAAAGCTCCTCGCAAACAGCTGGCGACGAAAGCGGCGCGAAAGAGCGCTCCAGCCACGGGCGGAGTGAAGAAGCCTCATCGCTACCGGCCCGGCACCGTGGCTCTGAGAGAGATCCGGCGCTACCAGAAATCCACCGAGCTGCTCATCCGCAAACTGCCCTTCCAGCGCCTGGTGCGGGAGATCGCTCAGGACTTCAAGACAGACCTGCGCTTCCAGAGCTCGGCCGTCATGGCCCTGCAGGAGGCCAGCGAGGCTTACCTGGTGGGGCTCTTTGAGGACACCAATCTGTGCGCCATCCACGCCAAGCGAGTCACCATCATGCCCAAAGACATCCAGCTGGCCCGCCGCATCCGTGGGGAGCGCGCCTGA